The nucleotide window TGGGCAGCGAGATGGTTACCTTTACCGGAACCATATCGAGGCTGGGGGCGGGGAAAAGTTGATATATTACCTCTTCGGGCATGGGAAGTTCATCTTCTTCCCGTATTTTTCGCACCATTTTTTTCACGTCTTCAAGGGAAGAAGGTGCGGGAATAGGTTTTTTTTCTGAAGCCATATCCTGAAGAACCACCTCCAGAATATCTTCGCCATACTCCATGCATTCTTCAACAGAATACCCACCAGTGACGGCATTTGGAATATCTGGAAAGTACACGGAGTAGTTACCGGCCTCTTCCTTTACAAATACTCCGATATAGTAGGTTTTCATTTTAAACTCCTGAGCAATAGATTTTTTTAAAAACGTACTGATGAACTAGAATCTATTGCCTAAAATCTGAAATCTTTGTTTTTCATGTTCATAGTTCTCCTTTCTACTTTCTATATTTAATGGGGGAGGGGAGCCTCCCCCCACCTCGTTTAACGAAGCTTTATC belongs to Desulfovibrio desulfuricans DSM 642 and includes:
- a CDS encoding type II toxin-antitoxin system HicB family antitoxin, which produces MKTYYIGVFVKEEAGNYSVYFPDIPNAVTGGYSVEECMEYGEDILEVVLQDMASEKKPIPAPSSLEDVKKMVRKIREEDELPMPEEVIYQLFPAPSLDMVPVKVTISLPKAILEEADKKAKACGYTRSGFLAHAAQVYQPGCC